One genomic region from Rhizobiaceae bacterium encodes:
- a CDS encoding branched-chain amino acid ABC transporter permease, producing MPDVHQLLQSLVTGVGLGLIYGLVGIGYCVIYNASGIVNFAQGVFVMLGGMICHTILTVLGQPILVAAILTVPVVAVIGLVIEIAVVRPMWDRGAALFAIILATLAAQILIERVTILTLGDQPRTFDEFTGGGPLKFGGIAISYQLFWILGCGAALVALLYLFFSKTKPGRALRACSQNRE from the coding sequence ATGCCTGACGTCCACCAGCTATTGCAGAGCCTCGTCACGGGCGTCGGGCTCGGCCTGATCTACGGCCTCGTCGGCATCGGCTACTGCGTGATTTACAACGCCAGCGGCATCGTGAACTTCGCGCAGGGCGTCTTCGTGATGCTCGGCGGCATGATCTGCCACACCATCCTCACCGTGCTCGGCCAGCCGATCCTCGTCGCCGCGATCCTCACAGTCCCTGTGGTGGCGGTGATCGGCCTGGTCATCGAGATCGCCGTCGTCCGGCCAATGTGGGACCGGGGTGCCGCCCTCTTCGCCATCATCCTGGCCACCCTCGCGGCGCAGATCCTGATCGAGCGCGTCACCATCCTGACGCTCGGCGACCAGCCGCGCACCTTCGACGAGTTCACCGGCGGCGGGCCGCTGAAGTTCGGCGGCATCGCAATCAGCTACCAGCTCTTCTGGATCCTGGGCTGCGGCGCCGCGCTGGTCGCGCTGCTCTATTTGTTCTTCAGCAAGACCAAGCCGGGCCGCGCGCTGCGCGCCTGCTCGCAGAACCGCGAGG
- a CDS encoding NIPSNAP family protein, whose amino-acid sequence MGTFELRIYEVVPGKMQALQAVFRELAVPLMLEHGINPHGFWETPDDKTLYYVVEHEDMETMASNWSGFYADDRWKTGLAARNRGIRFVADVRSVPMLAVPDLPSFGAGAGTSAPV is encoded by the coding sequence ATGGGAACGTTTGAACTGAGGATCTACGAAGTCGTTCCGGGCAAGATGCAGGCCTTGCAGGCGGTGTTCCGGGAGTTGGCTGTCCCGCTCATGCTTGAACACGGAATCAATCCCCATGGCTTCTGGGAAACGCCGGACGACAAGACGCTCTATTACGTCGTCGAGCACGAAGACATGGAAACGATGGCCTCGAACTGGAGCGGGTTCTACGCCGACGATCGTTGGAAGACCGGCTTGGCTGCCCGCAACAGGGGCATCAGGTTTGTCGCCGATGTTCGCAGCGTTCCGATGCTGGCGGTTCCCGACCTCCCGTCCTTCGGCGCCGGTGCCGGAACGTCCGCTCCGGTTTGA
- a CDS encoding ABC transporter ATP-binding protein → MAAQVKSPRPEFIRVDNVSKEFTGADLKTVRAIDSISCSIGQGEFVSILGPSGCGKSTLMMMIAGLLKQTEGTITFRGKPVTGPHVDCGIVFQDAVLLPWRTVQGNVELPLEVRGVPQRERVEVARKMIDLVRLSGFEGKRPSELSGGMQQRVAIARAMSLKPSVLLMDEPFGALDAMTRDEMNLELQRISLESNATVIFVTHSILEAAFLSDRVLVMSGRPSTLRKVIDIPIPRPRPIDLMNSDQIGGIVSRLRAVLESKGPH, encoded by the coding sequence ATGGCGGCGCAGGTGAAGTCGCCGAGGCCCGAATTTATCCGTGTCGACAATGTTAGCAAGGAATTCACCGGAGCGGACCTCAAGACGGTGCGCGCCATTGACTCGATTTCCTGCTCCATTGGCCAAGGCGAATTCGTCTCAATCCTCGGTCCCTCCGGGTGTGGCAAGAGCACGCTGATGATGATGATCGCCGGCCTGCTCAAGCAGACGGAGGGAACGATCACCTTCCGCGGCAAACCGGTGACGGGACCGCACGTAGATTGCGGCATCGTCTTCCAGGACGCGGTGCTGCTGCCGTGGCGCACCGTTCAGGGCAATGTGGAACTCCCCTTGGAAGTCAGGGGGGTGCCGCAGCGAGAGCGGGTCGAGGTGGCGCGGAAGATGATCGACCTCGTCCGCCTTAGCGGCTTCGAGGGCAAGCGTCCCTCGGAACTCTCGGGCGGCATGCAGCAGCGTGTCGCCATCGCCCGCGCCATGTCGCTCAAGCCTTCTGTTCTGCTCATGGACGAGCCGTTCGGCGCGCTCGACGCCATGACGAGGGATGAGATGAACCTGGAACTCCAGCGCATCTCGCTGGAGTCGAACGCGACGGTAATCTTCGTCACCCATTCGATCCTGGAAGCGGCTTTCCTGTCGGACCGGGTGCTGGTGATGTCAGGCCGGCCGTCGACGCTGCGCAAGGTGATCGACATCCCCATCCCGCGGCCGCGCCCGATCGACCTGATGAATTCTGACCAGATAGGCGGGATCGTCAGCCGGTTGCGCGCCGTTCTCGAATCCAAGGGACCACACTGA
- a CDS encoding branched-chain amino acid ABC transporter permease produces MTLPDITSPRPVSLVAKSVETWLPVAIVLAVLAFALGSSGYIVTVIGFAAIYGIFCTGLNLFMGYTGQASFGQNAFAAFGGYGSAILTATYMWDPVPALFVSMTFSGVVAAVIGYPILKLQGHYLAMATFTLGLIVYEISVEWAGLTQGYMGYSGIPPMGIGSFVLGTEKQQLILLALMLLLGVWVSIRLRHSRFGNALVAIAGSEQAARALGINVSRYKLAAFVISALYASVAGSLFAHFVGFISPEIFGLAMIIQSFTMLFLGGIGTIWGPAVGALVVVVLPEFLRRLSEVQDIAYSIILILILIFAPKGVFALVARRAARRQKPAE; encoded by the coding sequence ATGACCTTGCCCGATATTACCTCTCCTAGGCCCGTGTCGCTCGTCGCGAAATCGGTCGAGACCTGGCTGCCGGTCGCCATCGTTCTGGCCGTCCTGGCCTTCGCGCTCGGGTCGAGCGGCTACATCGTAACGGTGATCGGCTTCGCCGCGATCTACGGCATCTTCTGCACCGGCCTGAACCTCTTCATGGGCTACACCGGCCAGGCCTCATTCGGCCAGAACGCCTTCGCGGCCTTCGGCGGCTACGGCTCGGCCATCCTGACGGCGACCTATATGTGGGACCCGGTGCCCGCGCTGTTCGTGTCGATGACTTTCTCCGGCGTCGTCGCAGCTGTGATCGGCTATCCGATCCTCAAGCTCCAGGGCCACTACCTGGCCATGGCCACCTTCACGCTCGGCCTCATCGTCTACGAGATCTCGGTCGAATGGGCCGGCCTGACCCAGGGCTATATGGGCTATTCCGGCATTCCGCCGATGGGCATCGGCAGCTTCGTGCTCGGGACCGAGAAGCAGCAGTTGATCCTGCTGGCGCTGATGCTTCTCTTGGGCGTGTGGGTCTCCATCCGGCTGCGCCATTCGCGGTTCGGCAACGCGCTGGTCGCCATTGCCGGCAGCGAGCAGGCGGCGCGCGCGCTCGGCATCAACGTCTCGCGCTACAAGCTCGCCGCCTTCGTGATCTCGGCGCTCTACGCCTCGGTGGCCGGCTCGCTCTTCGCCCATTTCGTCGGCTTCATCTCGCCAGAGATCTTCGGCCTGGCGATGATCATCCAGAGCTTCACCATGCTCTTCCTCGGCGGCATCGGCACCATCTGGGGGCCGGCGGTGGGGGCGCTGGTGGTCGTGGTCCTGCCGGAATTCCTTCGCCGCCTGAGCGAGGTTCAGGACATCGCCTATTCCATCATCCTGATCCTGATCCTTATCTTCGCGCCGAAGGGCGTCTTCGCGCTCGTGGCACGGCGCGCGGCGCGCCGGCAGAAGCCGGCGGAGTGA
- a CDS encoding PDR/VanB family oxidoreductase, which yields MQMAVSRIARDDAGKFGQVLSDEATAPAGADWLEVVVKDIRKEAEGVLSFELTASDGRPLPAFEPGSHLDVKTPAGFVRQYSLCEQYADSGTYRIAVLKEPAGKGGSTSMHDALHPGDRLTVSAPKNHFKLAPGAAHYLLIAGGIGITPLLPMAQALAQADARFELHYSGRSRSRMAFRDQLDRAEWRSNVHSHVSETGQRADLAAIFSTVPAGTEVYFCGPAPFMDAVHAAAIGAGLGADALHREYFHAAAAVSHSADEAFDLVVASTGKRIRVEAGQAATDAMAACGIDVTTSCEQGVCGTCLTRVLRGVPDHRDWFLTEREREANDVFLPCCSRAKSSELTIDL from the coding sequence ATGCAGATGGCCGTAAGCCGGATAGCCCGCGACGACGCCGGAAAATTCGGACAAGTGCTTTCCGACGAGGCGACCGCGCCGGCCGGAGCGGACTGGCTGGAGGTCGTCGTCAAGGATATCCGCAAGGAGGCCGAGGGCGTTCTGAGCTTTGAGCTCACCGCCTCCGACGGACGGCCCCTGCCGGCCTTCGAGCCCGGCAGCCACCTGGACGTGAAGACGCCGGCCGGCTTCGTCCGCCAGTATTCGCTTTGCGAGCAATATGCGGACAGCGGCACCTACAGGATCGCTGTCCTCAAGGAGCCGGCCGGAAAGGGCGGCTCCACCTCCATGCATGACGCCCTGCATCCCGGCGACAGGCTGACGGTCAGCGCGCCGAAGAACCATTTCAAGCTGGCGCCCGGCGCCGCGCACTACCTGCTCATCGCGGGCGGCATCGGCATCACGCCGCTGCTGCCGATGGCGCAGGCGCTCGCGCAGGCAGATGCGCGCTTCGAACTGCACTACAGCGGCAGGAGCCGGTCGAGAATGGCCTTCCGGGACCAGCTGGATCGGGCCGAATGGCGGTCGAATGTCCACAGCCATGTGAGCGAGACCGGACAACGCGCTGATCTGGCGGCGATCTTCTCGACGGTGCCGGCGGGCACGGAGGTCTATTTCTGCGGACCGGCGCCCTTCATGGATGCCGTCCATGCCGCCGCCATCGGCGCGGGACTTGGCGCGGATGCTCTGCACCGGGAATACTTCCACGCCGCTGCTGCCGTCTCGCATAGCGCCGACGAAGCGTTCGACCTGGTGGTCGCGAGCACGGGCAAACGGATTCGGGTGGAAGCCGGCCAGGCAGCCACAGACGCGATGGCGGCCTGCGGCATCGACGTCACCACCTCGTGCGAACAGGGCGTATGCGGCACCTGCCTGACACGCGTGTTGCGCGGCGTTCCCGATCATAGGGACTGGTTCCTCACCGAGCGCGAACGCGAAGCCAACGACGTGTTCCTGCCTTGCTGCTCGCGCGCCAAGTCCAGCGAGTTGACCATCGATCTCTGA
- a CDS encoding ABC transporter permease, with protein MATESPSITLKSRTRENFLVVALMLAFFLAWEASVVWFDVPEYVIPTPSRILQKLVSDITSGTILPHLQVTLIEVLLGFVLAAIGGLALGTASGLFPLFDRLTYPFILAFQAVPKVAIAPLLIIWFGYGIQSKVVTAAVIAFFPLFVNVSAGLKEADPRRLMLMRSLRASPLQTYIKVRLPGLMPYLFSGLEVALVLSIIGAIVGEFIGASVGLGSIIVQRQASIDVAGVFSVIIILSLMAVILTWLLRLVQARYRF; from the coding sequence ATGGCGACGGAAAGCCCCTCAATCACCTTGAAGTCTCGTACCCGCGAGAATTTCCTAGTCGTTGCGCTCATGCTAGCGTTCTTCCTTGCCTGGGAAGCCAGCGTCGTCTGGTTCGACGTGCCGGAATATGTGATCCCGACGCCGAGCCGCATCCTGCAGAAACTTGTATCCGACATCACCAGCGGCACCATCCTGCCGCATCTGCAGGTGACGCTCATTGAGGTCCTGCTCGGGTTCGTCCTGGCGGCCATCGGCGGCCTTGCGCTCGGCACAGCGTCGGGCCTTTTCCCGCTCTTCGACCGCCTCACCTATCCCTTCATCCTCGCCTTCCAGGCCGTTCCGAAGGTCGCCATCGCCCCGCTTCTCATCATCTGGTTCGGCTACGGCATCCAATCGAAGGTCGTCACCGCCGCGGTGATCGCGTTCTTCCCTCTGTTCGTTAACGTCTCCGCGGGGCTGAAGGAGGCGGATCCGCGTCGACTGATGCTAATGCGCTCGCTGCGGGCATCGCCCTTGCAGACCTACATCAAGGTGCGCCTGCCCGGCCTCATGCCCTATCTCTTTTCGGGGCTCGAGGTTGCGCTGGTCCTGTCGATCATCGGCGCGATCGTCGGCGAATTCATCGGCGCCTCGGTCGGTCTCGGCAGCATCATCGTCCAGCGCCAGGCCAGCATCGACGTAGCGGGCGTGTTCTCAGTCATCATCATTTTGTCGCTGATGGCCGTGATCCTCACCTGGCTGCTGCGCTTGGTGCAGGCCCGATACCGCTTCTGA
- a CDS encoding ABC transporter substrate-binding protein, which produces MRKVFASLGIAAGAFLLAAGVSAADTKLTIQIGSPAPDIAYSDIFVAEQRGYFKEEGLEVETRLSSGGPLAIQIASSGGADLAATTLEPYLAGYESGIRGKFIFNKYHELIYYIAVPEDSKITSVADLKGKNIGVTNMASVAVVIAKSILRHASIDPVVEMFTPVGLGNSAIVALKNDQVQALAMWSSAFASLEQNGLRLRYFHHPVAGDIGDGGYFAPAKTLEEKPEAIVGFLRAIVRAHVDIRKDPDVAINAFWTAYPAGKVGDMPELQHENAMRQLKTMGIYFGDTPADQIGTFDLEKIQRYLGILKEEGLTMSDLKADDVVTNEFLAKAAAK; this is translated from the coding sequence ATGCGTAAAGTGTTTGCCAGCCTCGGAATCGCCGCGGGGGCGTTTCTGCTAGCCGCAGGCGTATCGGCCGCCGATACGAAACTGACGATTCAGATCGGCTCGCCGGCTCCGGACATCGCCTATTCGGATATCTTCGTCGCCGAGCAGCGCGGCTACTTCAAGGAAGAGGGCCTCGAAGTCGAGACGCGGCTTTCGTCAGGCGGCCCGCTCGCCATCCAGATCGCGTCGAGCGGCGGCGCCGATCTCGCGGCGACCACCCTCGAGCCATATCTGGCCGGCTACGAGAGCGGCATCCGTGGCAAATTCATTTTCAACAAGTATCACGAACTCATTTATTACATCGCCGTCCCGGAAGACAGCAAGATCACCAGCGTGGCTGATCTGAAGGGAAAGAATATCGGCGTGACCAACATGGCCAGCGTCGCCGTGGTCATCGCGAAATCCATATTGCGGCACGCATCCATCGATCCCGTGGTCGAGATGTTCACGCCTGTCGGCCTCGGCAACAGCGCCATCGTCGCGCTGAAGAATGACCAGGTCCAGGCGCTGGCGATGTGGAGTAGCGCTTTCGCCAGCCTCGAACAGAACGGGTTGCGCCTGCGCTATTTCCACCATCCGGTCGCCGGCGACATCGGCGATGGCGGCTATTTCGCGCCGGCCAAGACACTGGAGGAGAAGCCTGAGGCCATCGTCGGGTTCCTGCGCGCCATCGTGCGGGCGCATGTCGATATCCGCAAAGATCCGGACGTTGCCATCAACGCTTTCTGGACGGCGTATCCCGCCGGCAAAGTCGGCGACATGCCGGAACTGCAGCATGAAAACGCGATGCGGCAGCTGAAGACAATGGGCATTTATTTCGGCGACACGCCTGCCGACCAGATCGGCACGTTCGACCTCGAAAAGATTCAGCGCTACCTAGGCATCCTGAAGGAAGAGGGTTTGACAATGTCTGACCTCAAGGCGGACGATGTCGTGACCAACGAATTCCTCGCCAAGGCCGCTGCGAAGTAA
- a CDS encoding SDR family oxidoreductase gives MLTMAGKVAMVTGAARGIGAAQASLIARQGGAVVLCDVLEREGNDVADRIRQDGGEAIFCRLDVSDEAQWASVLAQTIAWKGKVTTLVNNAAVLNRTGVTGTRRADWDRVISINLTGPFLGMQAVAPAIRDAGGGAVVNVSSICAHVGHNDAAYTSSKAGMLGLTRTAAVEYVDWNIRVNAVCPGIIVTEANAGAPHLQPWLRATPLRRYGTTQEVANLVLFLVSDEAGFITGEDILVDGGFKSGGAARRISLEMGLDLTAPPK, from the coding sequence ATGCTCACGATGGCAGGCAAGGTCGCGATGGTCACCGGCGCGGCGCGCGGCATCGGCGCGGCCCAGGCGAGCCTTATCGCTAGGCAGGGCGGCGCCGTCGTGCTGTGCGACGTGCTGGAGCGCGAAGGCAACGACGTCGCAGACCGCATCAGGCAGGACGGCGGCGAGGCCATCTTCTGCCGCCTCGACGTCTCGGACGAGGCGCAGTGGGCATCAGTTCTCGCGCAAACCATCGCCTGGAAGGGCAAGGTCACCACGCTGGTCAACAACGCCGCGGTTCTCAATCGGACCGGGGTCACCGGCACGCGCCGGGCGGACTGGGACCGGGTCATCTCGATCAATTTGACAGGCCCCTTCCTTGGGATGCAGGCTGTCGCCCCGGCCATCCGCGACGCAGGCGGAGGCGCGGTCGTCAATGTTTCCTCGATCTGCGCCCATGTCGGGCACAACGACGCGGCCTACACGTCAAGCAAGGCAGGGATGCTCGGTCTGACGAGGACGGCGGCGGTCGAATATGTGGACTGGAACATCCGGGTGAACGCCGTCTGCCCGGGCATCATCGTGACCGAAGCCAATGCCGGCGCGCCGCATCTGCAGCCATGGCTGCGAGCCACGCCGCTCAGACGCTACGGCACGACGCAGGAGGTCGCCAACCTCGTCCTGTTCCTGGTCAGCGACGAAGCAGGGTTCATCACCGGCGAGGACATCCTGGTCGATGGCGGTTTCAAGAGCGGCGGCGCGGCCCGCAGGATATCCCTTGAGATGGGCCTCGATCTGACGGCCCCGCCGAAATAG
- a CDS encoding ABC transporter substrate-binding protein — translation MRNRIAYAVATVVALSSPFAAKAEETYKIGSSLGLTGYVAVYDRAWRDGMDLAVEALNAKSGINGKKVELFVEDNKSEPQEAVVGYRKLMSVDGVQIFVSGCVSAGNFAAAPFVAKAQLPMVLCSILPPKPEEQEWAFSTLAPAKFEVGARYQYLKEKTDIRKVAILHDPTPYAMLMKDIGAKMAADYGLEVVATETYKQDDADMSVQIGRAHAAGAGAIVKMGRGGSTVTVAKNIRQLGLDKMLLLSSLDDGSVFVQAGEALGAQSLFVATAIQLSGTMADEAQRAVAEPFLKQWHERYGMDRDTNAGARGWDAIMLVAKAVEDAKSVEGPAVRAALEKIAGFQGVMSKYTFAPGAHVGVTENPFVVGVAQGGMLVAK, via the coding sequence ATGCGTAATCGCATCGCATATGCCGTAGCGACTGTCGTCGCGCTCAGTTCGCCATTCGCCGCGAAAGCGGAGGAGACCTACAAGATTGGCTCGTCGCTTGGCCTGACTGGCTATGTCGCGGTCTACGATCGCGCCTGGCGTGACGGCATGGACCTCGCAGTCGAGGCCCTGAACGCCAAGTCGGGCATCAACGGCAAGAAGGTCGAGCTCTTCGTCGAGGACAACAAGTCCGAGCCGCAGGAAGCGGTGGTCGGCTACCGCAAGCTGATGTCCGTCGACGGCGTCCAGATCTTCGTCTCGGGTTGCGTGTCTGCGGGCAACTTCGCCGCCGCCCCATTCGTCGCGAAGGCCCAGTTGCCGATGGTCCTTTGCTCGATCTTGCCGCCCAAGCCGGAAGAGCAGGAATGGGCGTTCTCGACGCTCGCCCCCGCCAAGTTCGAGGTCGGCGCCCGCTACCAATATCTCAAAGAGAAGACCGACATTCGCAAGGTCGCGATCCTCCACGATCCGACGCCCTACGCCATGCTGATGAAGGACATCGGCGCCAAGATGGCCGCCGACTACGGCCTCGAAGTGGTGGCGACCGAGACCTACAAGCAGGACGACGCCGACATGAGCGTCCAGATCGGACGCGCCCATGCGGCGGGCGCCGGCGCGATCGTCAAGATGGGCCGGGGCGGTTCGACCGTGACGGTCGCCAAGAACATCCGCCAGCTCGGCCTCGACAAGATGCTGCTCCTGTCCAGCCTGGATGACGGCTCCGTCTTCGTGCAGGCCGGAGAGGCCCTCGGCGCGCAGTCGCTCTTCGTGGCGACGGCGATCCAGCTTTCCGGCACCATGGCGGACGAGGCCCAGCGGGCGGTCGCCGAGCCATTCCTCAAGCAATGGCACGAGCGTTACGGCATGGACCGCGACACCAATGCCGGCGCGCGCGGCTGGGACGCCATCATGCTCGTCGCCAAGGCGGTCGAGGACGCCAAGAGCGTCGAAGGCCCGGCGGTGCGCGCCGCGCTCGAGAAGATCGCGGGCTTCCAGGGCGTCATGTCGAAATACACCTTCGCGCCGGGCGCGCATGTCGGCGTAACGGAGAACCCGTTCGTGGTCGGCGTCGCGCAGGGCGGCATGCTGGTCGCAAAGTAG
- a CDS encoding FAD-dependent oxidoreductase — protein MKTVIVGAGLAGHTAAIELRKLSSEASVTLLGSEAGLPYDRPPLSKDLLLGQVGPEGLVLPEALDYARLGVEYRPATTAVEIDRAGRQVVTADGGAFDYDRLLLATGSRPRLLPVAIASSRLFYLRSIEDAVAMRTVLRPEARLVVIGGGFIGLEVAAAARQAGSEVTVVEAQDRLLSRGMPRFVGRTIAAIHKNHGVEVLLGCSVEGVRMRGPDALLVDTSLGTLHADAVVVGIGVEPNVELAVRAGLATENGIVVDEACRTSDPLVFAAGEVTAHKTWGGTRRRLESWKVAADQPLVAARAMLDLPAIYAAVPWLWSDQFGKNLQFLGATDHAAGYWLQGRLNADQWTIVAVDADGAPIGAIAMNNGRQISMVRRAIENSAALSEAFLAGAVRLQPSALDGLLDERQHENFAGRRMAGSGGS, from the coding sequence ATGAAGACCGTCATCGTCGGCGCAGGACTGGCAGGCCATACAGCGGCGATCGAACTCCGTAAGCTCTCGTCTGAGGCGTCCGTCACGCTCCTGGGCTCCGAAGCGGGACTTCCTTACGACCGGCCGCCTTTGTCGAAGGATCTGCTCCTCGGCCAAGTCGGACCCGAAGGTCTGGTGCTACCGGAAGCGTTGGACTATGCGCGCCTTGGCGTAGAATACCGGCCGGCAACGACTGCCGTCGAGATCGATCGCGCCGGCAGGCAGGTCGTCACGGCGGATGGTGGCGCCTTCGACTACGATCGGCTGCTGCTGGCCACCGGCTCGCGCCCTCGGCTGCTACCGGTCGCGATCGCGTCGTCGCGGTTGTTCTACCTGCGTTCGATTGAAGATGCCGTTGCCATGCGCACGGTCCTGCGACCCGAGGCGCGACTGGTGGTCATAGGCGGAGGATTCATCGGTCTCGAAGTGGCGGCGGCGGCAAGACAGGCCGGCAGCGAGGTCACGGTCGTCGAGGCGCAGGACAGGCTGTTGTCCAGGGGAATGCCGCGTTTCGTGGGGCGAACGATCGCCGCCATCCACAAGAACCATGGCGTTGAGGTTTTGCTGGGCTGCAGCGTCGAGGGTGTTCGCATGCGCGGGCCGGACGCACTGCTGGTGGATACGAGCCTCGGCACACTTCATGCGGACGCGGTTGTCGTCGGCATCGGTGTCGAGCCGAACGTCGAACTGGCTGTCCGGGCAGGGCTCGCGACAGAGAACGGAATCGTCGTCGACGAGGCTTGCCGGACGTCGGATCCGTTGGTCTTCGCGGCGGGCGAGGTCACGGCACACAAGACATGGGGTGGCACGCGCCGGCGGCTGGAATCATGGAAGGTGGCGGCCGACCAACCGCTCGTTGCGGCACGCGCCATGCTCGACCTGCCGGCGATCTACGCGGCGGTTCCCTGGCTGTGGTCGGATCAGTTCGGAAAAAATCTGCAGTTCCTTGGCGCGACGGACCATGCGGCGGGCTACTGGCTCCAAGGTCGTCTTAACGCCGATCAATGGACGATCGTCGCGGTCGATGCGGACGGCGCGCCCATCGGGGCAATCGCGATGAACAATGGACGCCAGATTTCGATGGTTCGCCGGGCCATTGAAAACAGCGCGGCCTTGTCTGAGGCGTTCCTTGCGGGCGCTGTCCGCCTGCAACCCAGCGCGTTGGATGGGCTCCTCGACGAGCGTCAGCATGAAAACTTTGCCGGCCGCCGGATGGCTGGGAGCGGGGGCTCATAA
- a CDS encoding ABC transporter ATP-binding protein → MAQSATALFEANTLSVYYGGVHALKPTSVTVGEGELVTVLGPNGAGKSTLLRAMTGLTPSSGKVFFQGRDITALRTHQRARAGIIMVPEGRGLFGQMTVRENLILGGYLLTQEAEMAERLADVFRLFPRLKERLEQVAASLSGGEQQMLAIGRALMAKPKLLMLDEPSLGLAPRVASEILATLGELNRQGLGILLVEQKAPLALKLAKRVYVLSLGTVAAELPTHEIQSHHDLARYYLS, encoded by the coding sequence ATGGCGCAGTCCGCAACCGCGCTTTTCGAGGCGAACACGCTGTCGGTCTACTACGGCGGCGTGCATGCCTTGAAACCCACCAGCGTGACGGTCGGCGAGGGCGAACTCGTCACCGTCCTCGGCCCTAACGGCGCCGGCAAGTCGACGCTGCTCCGGGCCATGACCGGGCTGACGCCGTCGAGCGGCAAGGTGTTCTTCCAGGGCAGGGACATCACTGCCCTGCGGACGCACCAGCGCGCCAGGGCCGGCATCATCATGGTGCCGGAGGGGCGCGGTCTGTTCGGCCAGATGACGGTCCGCGAGAACCTGATCCTCGGCGGCTACCTGCTGACCCAGGAAGCCGAGATGGCGGAGCGGCTGGCCGATGTCTTCCGGCTGTTCCCGCGGCTGAAGGAACGGCTGGAGCAGGTGGCGGCGTCGCTGTCGGGCGGCGAGCAGCAGATGCTCGCCATCGGCCGCGCCCTCATGGCCAAGCCGAAGCTGCTCATGCTTGACGAGCCGTCGCTCGGCCTCGCGCCGCGCGTCGCCTCGGAAATCCTCGCAACGCTCGGAGAGCTCAACCGCCAGGGCCTCGGCATCCTGCTGGTCGAGCAGAAGGCCCCGCTGGCGCTCAAGCTCGCCAAGCGGGTCTACGTCCTATCGCTCGGCACGGTGGCCGCCGAGCTGCCGACCCACGAGATCCAGTCGCATCATGACCTTGCCCGATATTACCTCTCCTAG
- a CDS encoding ABC transporter ATP-binding protein produces MALLSVQDETMRFGGLVANDSISFDVEEGELFAVIGPNGAGKTTLFNVISGALMPTSGTVRFDGEDITGKPQHEIALRGLVRTYQLVQLFKDLTVAENIKVGFHRVSKGGIAAALFRPAWVRRQDTSIERRTEELLDFVGLRGHAHLPADKLPYGRQRLLEVARALAAEPRLLLLDEPAAGLNTEETSALATVIEKVNQRGITVILVEHDMSLVMRVARRIAVIDFGRKIAEGDPAAIRAHPDVLAAYLGDTEIANA; encoded by the coding sequence ATGGCGCTTCTTTCCGTCCAGGACGAGACGATGCGCTTCGGCGGGCTCGTTGCCAACGATTCCATCAGCTTCGACGTGGAAGAAGGCGAGCTGTTCGCCGTGATCGGACCGAACGGCGCCGGCAAGACGACGCTGTTCAACGTGATCTCCGGCGCGCTGATGCCGACGAGCGGCACGGTGCGCTTCGACGGCGAGGACATCACCGGCAAGCCTCAACACGAGATCGCGCTGCGCGGCCTGGTGCGCACCTACCAACTGGTGCAGCTCTTCAAAGACCTGACCGTCGCCGAGAACATCAAGGTTGGCTTTCACCGCGTCAGCAAGGGCGGTATCGCCGCAGCGCTGTTCCGGCCTGCCTGGGTGCGCCGGCAGGATACCTCGATCGAGCGCCGCACCGAGGAACTGCTGGATTTTGTCGGCCTTCGCGGCCACGCCCATCTGCCGGCCGACAAGCTGCCCTACGGTCGCCAGCGCCTGCTGGAAGTAGCACGGGCGCTTGCCGCCGAGCCGCGCCTGCTGCTGCTCGACGAACCCGCGGCCGGCCTGAACACAGAGGAGACCTCGGCACTGGCGACGGTGATCGAGAAGGTGAACCAGCGCGGCATCACCGTGATCCTGGTCGAGCACGACATGAGCCTCGTCATGCGCGTCGCGCGGCGCATCGCCGTGATCGATTTCGGCCGCAAGATCGCCGAGGGCGACCCCGCCGCGATCCGGGCCCATCCCGACGTGCTGGCCGCCTATCTTGGCGATACGGAGATCGCGAATGCCTGA